atacagtcgtatttgtgttaatagaacccagttgtagctgagatgcattgtctttaatctcttttctaatgacttcaattttcttattaaagaaatacataaagtcatctgctgagtgggtggagctactaggaggagtcccttgttgggttagcgatgctactgtactaaacaaaaatttaggatcatttttgttgaggtggatgagatttgagtaatatttagctttagctgaggtaagcatgtgtttataagttattaaactatcactccatgcttgatggaaaacctcaagtttagtcgcacgccatttgcgttgcagctttctacatgataatttctgggctttagtttcttctgtaaaccatggggtgcgccttttaggggccctttttagctttagcggtgctacactatcaatggtgtcgcggaGTTACAGAGTTTCAGGGACACACAATAGTGAACCATGGCTCTGGTAGAGCAACATGCGGACGTTGGGACAGAGGTGTCCATGGTCTTCCTGAGCACTGAACAACAGGACACCATCTTCTGATGGACACCACCTACTTTCTATCAAGCATTCAGTGTTGTGTTTCACTGTCTTACAGGAAGTACTTCCTCTTGGTCATCACAGGACACAAACGCAACCATGATCAAGATTTTCCTCCTTCTGCTTCTGCTTGTCGGTAAGTCCTCCAACACTAAACCAGACATGACGTACAGAATTGTACACACTGTACTGCAATACATGAAGTACCCCAGTACACACTGATATGTGACTGCATTCCAATCAAACAGGAACAAAAAGTCAAGCTACTGAAGATCCAGAAGACGCGGTTGATCCAGTGGATCCAGTTGATCCAGTTGATCCAGTTGATCCAGTGGACCCAGTGGATCCAGTTGACCCAGTGGACCCAGTTGATCCAGTCGATCCAGTCGATCCAGTTGATCCAGTTGATCCAGTTGATCCAGTGCATCCAGTTGAGCCAGAAGAGCCAGAAGATCCAGCACCCGTCATCAATGTTTTGTTGGACGAAGGCCTTGAAGTTTGCGTTGGGCTTCGCGATCCCGAAGAAGATGACGACCGCCACATTGTTTTCAAGGTTGTTGATGGCGTCGTCAAATTAAGTGTGGCCACCACCCATTAAGCCGTCAAACTCTAATAATTTAGAAAGCGCTCAGCAGTTTATCTGAATTAGAACTGCAGCAATATTAGTTTGACATTTACTTCTGACATCATGTTCCTGTTCTAGCTCTCTAACTGTCATTCTATTCATGACCACTGGGGGCGGTGTGGTTGGGAAGTGGCGATTTATGGTGATGTGGGCagtgctcggttggtagagtggccgtgccagaaacttgagggttccaggttcgatccccgcttccgccatcctagtaactgccgttgtgtcctcgggtaagacactttgcccacctgctcccggtgccacccacactgctttaaatggaacttagatattgggtttcactatgtaaaagcgccttgagtcactagagaaaagcgctatatcaaTATAATTCACTATTCACTTCATGTGTAGCGTTGTTCCTGAAAAAAGATGCTAATTAgattggaaaaaattcaaattcagaaGAGATTTAAAAAGGATTGTAGGAACAAAGCAACACTTTAgtcaatattgtttttgttgaaaAGTCTGGGTTAGTGTTTCCTTCTTTGGAGAATTAAATCTGATGGAATATCATGAAGTCTTTGTGCTCTCTGTTTTTtctgtcatcaatcaatcaataatatgACCTAATCAAACTTGACATTGGTTACTTTTATTCCCACTATTGAAGCATTAAAACATCAACATTTAATATTGAAacttcaacatttaacattgaaaCATCTGCATTTGATATTGAAACATTTATATTTTCTATAGAAACACTTCCATTTATTAATGAAACATCGACATGTAATATTAAAACATCTACATTTATTATCGAAACATCTACATTTACCATTGAAACATCTGCACTTATTATTACGTCTATATTTAACATtgggaaaaaaatccatattaaatatttaaaaaatatacatttaacaataaaacatccatattaaatattgtaataTCGACATTTAAAAttgaaacatatatttattattgaaacatCTACCTTAACATAGAAATAGCGACACTTAACGTGAAAACATCTACATCTGACATTGAAACATCTATGTAACTCTTACGCTGCAATAGTCAAGATGACACAACACCAACGTTTGTACTACCCGTCTGCATAGGACAGGTGGTAGATAAGTAGTACACTTCCTGATGGTAGCAATACTTCTGCCCATTTTTGTAACAACTTGATTAATGTGATCAGACCAGGAGAGAGTGTTACCAAGAGTTAAGTCTAAAAGTTTCACCTTGCTAACCCGATTGATTGTTTGCCCAGCAATCTGTAAGTTTAATAAAGGGTTTGTAGCTATACTGTGTTTAGAACC
This Entelurus aequoreus isolate RoL-2023_Sb linkage group LG05, RoL_Eaeq_v1.1, whole genome shotgun sequence DNA region includes the following protein-coding sequences:
- the LOC133649577 gene encoding opioid growth factor receptor-like; translation: MIKIFLLLLLLVGTKSQATEDPEDAVDPVDPVDPVDPVDPVDPVDPVDPVDPVDPVDPVDPVDPVDPVDPVHPVEPEEPEDPAPVINVLLDEGLEVCVGLRDPEEDDDRHIVFKVVDGVVKLSVATTH